One Brachybacterium kimchii genomic window carries:
- a CDS encoding sodium-dependent transporter translates to MSSSPATAAGGDAPQRERANRGAFSGRSAFIFAAIGSAVGLGNIWRFPAAAYEGGGGAFMIPYLIALLTAGIPLLFVDYAIGHRWRGSAPLAWRRLKRWTEFIGWWQVLICVIIGAYYALIIAWSLNYMVFSVGQKWGDDAEGYFFGQFTHSLMGADAGISFDYVGPVLVTILLVWVAVIITLALGVESGIAKTSMIFIPLLVVMFVILVVRALFLPGAMTGLNALFQPNWAALADPAVWIAAYGQIFFSLSVAFGIMLTYSSYLKKKTDLTGSGLVVGFANSSFEILAGIGVFSALGFMAQAQGVQVQDVVTDGIGLAFIAFPTIISQAPGGALIGVLFFGSLVLAGFTSLVSIIEVIVSAVQDKFGLSRVPGTLVVLLPMAIGSTLLFPTTMGLALLDTLDNFVNSYGIVGAALVSTIALGYIVRGLPTLRDHLNFKGTFRLGIGWETCVKVIAPLVLGVTMVLSAVQLLTADKPYSEYPGWFVNVFGWGMAVALVVIAIVLSLAPWPANSNKDRPDSDGDPIAPPVVTDSVLAAPGTRVVIDDGALPGTPQELRPPQVSGAGSARGTGGADGAQELAASAIATGRSGPSGPAGSDAPTRSDGPTGSGNTHRAAQEGGN, encoded by the coding sequence ATGTCCTCCTCCCCAGCCACCGCCGCGGGCGGCGACGCGCCGCAGCGCGAGCGCGCGAACCGCGGCGCGTTCAGCGGCCGCTCGGCCTTCATCTTCGCGGCGATCGGCAGCGCCGTCGGCCTCGGCAACATCTGGCGCTTCCCGGCCGCCGCCTACGAGGGCGGCGGCGGGGCGTTCATGATCCCCTACCTGATCGCCCTGCTCACCGCCGGCATCCCGCTACTGTTCGTCGACTACGCGATCGGCCACCGCTGGCGCGGCTCGGCGCCGCTGGCGTGGCGCCGCCTCAAGCGCTGGACCGAGTTCATCGGCTGGTGGCAGGTGCTGATCTGCGTGATCATCGGCGCCTACTACGCGCTGATCATCGCCTGGTCCCTGAACTACATGGTGTTCTCGGTCGGCCAGAAATGGGGCGATGACGCGGAGGGCTACTTCTTCGGCCAGTTCACCCATTCGCTCATGGGGGCCGACGCGGGCATCTCCTTCGACTACGTGGGCCCGGTGCTGGTGACGATCCTGCTGGTGTGGGTCGCCGTGATCATCACCCTCGCCCTGGGCGTGGAGAGCGGGATCGCGAAGACCTCGATGATCTTCATCCCGCTGCTCGTGGTCATGTTCGTGATCCTCGTGGTGCGCGCCCTGTTCCTGCCGGGTGCGATGACGGGCCTGAACGCGCTGTTCCAGCCGAACTGGGCGGCGCTGGCCGATCCGGCCGTGTGGATCGCCGCCTACGGGCAGATCTTCTTCTCGCTGTCCGTGGCGTTCGGCATCATGCTCACCTACTCCTCGTACCTCAAGAAGAAGACTGACCTGACCGGATCGGGTCTCGTGGTGGGCTTCGCGAACTCGAGCTTCGAGATCCTCGCCGGCATCGGCGTGTTCTCAGCGCTGGGCTTCATGGCGCAGGCGCAGGGAGTGCAGGTCCAGGACGTCGTCACCGACGGCATCGGGCTCGCGTTCATCGCCTTCCCGACGATCATCTCCCAGGCCCCCGGCGGCGCCCTGATCGGCGTGCTGTTCTTCGGGTCGCTGGTGCTCGCGGGCTTCACCTCGCTGGTCTCGATCATCGAGGTGATCGTCTCCGCGGTGCAGGACAAGTTCGGGCTCTCGCGCGTGCCGGGCACGCTGGTGGTGCTGCTGCCGATGGCGATCGGCTCGACGCTGCTGTTCCCGACCACGATGGGCCTCGCGCTGCTGGACACGCTCGACAACTTCGTGAACTCCTACGGGATCGTCGGCGCCGCGCTGGTCTCGACGATCGCTCTCGGCTACATCGTGCGCGGCCTGCCCACGCTGCGCGACCACCTGAACTTCAAGGGCACCTTCCGCCTCGGCATCGGCTGGGAGACCTGCGTGAAGGTGATCGCGCCGCTGGTCCTGGGCGTGACGATGGTGCTCTCGGCGGTGCAGCTGCTGACGGCCGACAAGCCCTACTCGGAGTACCCGGGCTGGTTCGTGAACGTGTTCGGCTGGGGCATGGCGGTCGCCCTCGTGGTGATCGCGATCGTGCTCTCGCTCGCGCCCTGGCCGGCGAACTCCAACAAGGACCGCCCGGACTCCGACGGCGACCCGATCGCCCCGCCCGTGGTCACCGACAGCGTGCTCGCCGCGCCCGGCACCCGCGTCGTGATCGATGACGGCGCACTGCCCGGCACCCCGCAGGAGCTGCGCCCGCCGCAGGTCTCCGGAGCCGGGTCCGCCCGCGGCACCGGCGGAGCGGACGGGGCCCAGGAGCTCGCCGCGAGTGCGATCGCGACCGGCCGCAGCGGGCCCTCGGGCCCGGCCGGCTCCGACGCACCGACGAGGTCCGACGGGCCGACGGGGTCCGGCAACACCCATCGCGCCGCGCAGGAAGGAGGGAACTGA
- a CDS encoding methionine/alanine import family NSS transporter small subunit, giving the protein MSASAIVMLCVAIVTVWGGLAAAIVNIVRHPEEPED; this is encoded by the coding sequence ATGTCGGCATCGGCCATCGTCATGCTGTGCGTCGCGATCGTCACCGTCTGGGGCGGCCTCGCCGCCGCGATCGTGAACATCGTGCGTCATCCGGAGGAGCCGGAGGACTGA